A part of Rattus rattus isolate New Zealand chromosome 6, Rrattus_CSIRO_v1, whole genome shotgun sequence genomic DNA contains:
- the Fam180a gene encoding protein FAM180A encodes MPWKVLTILLVLSCAQATACRWSRAALFPAAHRPKRSLSLPLNPVLQTSLEEVELLYELLLAEIEISPDLKISIKDEELASLRKALNFHSICNNIIPKSIPDIRRLSANLANNPGVLKKEDFERIALTLAYTAYRTALSEGHQKDIWAQSLISLFQALRHDLMRSSSPGVPS; translated from the exons ATGCCCTGGAAGGTGCTGACGATTCTGCTGGTGCTCTCCTGCGCCCAGGCCACTGCGTGCAGGTGGAGCAGGG CTGCACTGTTCCCAGCTGCCCATCGGCCAAAGAGGTCCTTGTCCCTGCCATTGAATCCAGTCCTGCAGACTTCCCTGGAGGAGGTGGAACTGCTCTATGAG CTCTTGCTAGCTGAAATTGAGATCAGCCCAGACCTGAAGATCTCCATCAAGGATGAGGAGCTGGCTTCCCTGCGGAAGGCCTTGAATTTCCACTCAATCTGCAACAACATAATCCCCAAGAGTATCCCAGATATCCGAAGGCTGAGTGCCAACCTGGCAAACAACCCTGGGGTCCTCAAGAAAGAAGACTTTGAAAGGATAGCCTTAACCCTGGCTTACACAGCCTATCGAACAGCCTTATCTGAAGGACACCAGAAGGACATCTGGGCCCAATCCCTCATCAGCCTATTCCAGGCCCTGAGGCATGACTTGATGAGGTCCTCAAGCCCTGGAGTGCCTTCCTGA